A region of Rhodamnia argentea isolate NSW1041297 chromosome 9, ASM2092103v1, whole genome shotgun sequence DNA encodes the following proteins:
- the LOC115740840 gene encoding uncharacterized protein LOC115740840 isoform X2: MGGSSKGQSSSLSSRLSPLAEPFKLSKPCQQQVYTRSSEPSIDSWQSLNPSAVLVHPFSSLELDGDAPGDCGYSVYDFGTDVSGFPYDYQDYPSEASPDLSGYETVSVIESSRVNCGKDVSNLVCDGQISAVEDEGTKDKKESSIGCQGSIVVKGKNASDSITYAYPLFAKQENNASKGSKSFHETCNDLCMGYLETFARDDLIKFRGTELKEAECTSFPVLDPSVSALELSVSMDQYSSTTSPNSYSNSQCPADVVRGNNSNPNNVSSESGRCFSQCESHKEKIVDSAFRGTDHCQAPCFGQSSIDEKISPSDLDVPGPPSCSGIGAFNGREKFSCDSTLEMDFPAYHERVSTLKGEERKSPRLEVVMNAESLPIVQCKRKGAEGINCAQDSLLLLEKDGLNQNELDESDADEDSPCWEGLNFSRIAFRDSETLDHQLDGALDHKLHENRSEERSSLNPLAPVFVPQNIELRLCHKEIECAQDDSLPFQKGASSASITLSEVQTLQYDDMARLFNWEGPKAFGPRCTYDMHNPALEPLLKGKASSFAKVDSGVSSPFLKEDFVTHTGNIGRGTNLEVPGKIINNITLHDATSVSVSAVVHVSESKSLEQWSSLGVGGPTHTEARFDVSEVVSASTRTEVDVLVNAMHSLSELLIDKCVNGYMLSAAVHDRIQVVISNLSNCTKQRERQGTSLDEANIPGILSFSNKSAYACMELQDARSLVGNISNGIPQFIEKSVEAGHVEDQMSPQTVLYKNLWLEAQEALHVMKHKASVARIKSKT, encoded by the exons ATGGGGGGTTCGAGTAAGGGACAATCGTCGTCGTTATCGTCTCGTCTGTCGCCTTTGGCCGAGCCCTTCAAATTGAGCAAGCCCTGTCAGCAGCAAGTTTATACTCGCTCGTCAGAGCCTTCAATTGACAGTTGGCAAAGTCTCAATCCTTCTGCCGTGTTGGTCCATCCGTTTTCCAGTCTTGAATTGGACGGCGATGCACCTGGTGATTGCGGTTACTCTGTTTATGACTTTGGAACTGATGTCTCGGGCTTTCCTTATGATTATCAAGATTACCCATCTGAGGCATCCCCGGATCTCAGTGGTTATGAAACTGTCTCAGTAATTGAGTCGTCTCGTGTGAATTGTGGCAAAGACGTTTCCAATCTGGTCTGTGATGGCCAAATCAGTGCTGTTGAGGATGAGGGCACTAAGGATAAAAAGGAAAGCAGCATTGGCTGTCAGGGGAGCATTGTTGTGAAGGGGAAGAATGCTAGTGATTCGATCACATATGCATATCCGCTCTTTGCAAAGCAAG AGAATAATGCTTCTAAAGGATCCAAGAGCTTTCATGAAACTTGTAATGATCTCTGTATGGGTTATTTAGAAACTTTCGCGAGAGATGATCTGATCAAATTCCGAGGGACAGAGCTAAAAGAGGCTGAATGTACCTCATTTCCAGTACTAGATCCCAGTGTCAGCGCCTTAGAGCTTTCAGTTTCAATGGATCAGTATtcctctacaacctccccaaaTAGTTACAGTAACTCACAATGTCCAGCAGACGTGGTCAGAGGGAACAACAGTAATCCCAACAATGTTTCATCTGAATCTGGGAGATGCTTCTCCCAGTGTGAATCTCATAAAGAGAAAATTGTAGATTCTGCTTTTCGAGGTACAGATCATTGTCAAGCTCCATGTTTTGGGCAATCAAGCATTGACGAAAAAATTTCTCCCTCTGATCTTGATGTTCCGGGACCTCCGAGTTGTAGTGGTATTGGGGCTTTCAATGGAAGGGAGAAGTTTTCTTGTGATAGTACATTGGAAATGGACTTTCCTGCTTATCACGAGAGAGTTTCTACTCTAAAAGGCGAGGAGAGAAAAAGTCCGAGATTGGAAGTTGTCATGAATGCCGAATCGTTGCCTATAGTTCAATGCAAACGGAAAGGTGCTGAAGGAATTAATTGTGCCCAAGATTCTCTTTTATTGCTTGAAAAGGATGGGCTCAACCAGAATGAGTTAGATGAGAGTGATGCTGACGAAGATTCACCTTGTTGGGAAGGACTGAATTTTTCGCGTATTGCGTTTAGAGATTCTGAAACTTTGGATCATCAACTTGATGGAGCTCTTGATCATAAACTTCATGAAAATCGATCGGAGGAAAGAAGCAGTTTGAATCCCCTGGCACCTGTCTTTGTTCCTCAAAATATCGAACTTAGGTTGTGTCACAAGGAGATTGAATGTGCACAAGATGATTCCTTGCCTTTCCAAAAGGGTGCATCTTCTGCTTCTATCACTTTGTCTGAAGTACAGACATTGCAATATGACGACATGGCAAGACTCTTCAATTGGGAAGGACCAAAGGCATTTGGCCCTCGGTGCACATATGATATGCATAACCCTGCTCTGGAACCTCTTCTGAAGGGAAAGGCAAGTAGCTTTGCTAAGGTTGATTCTGGTGTCTCGTCACCATTTCTTAAGGAGGATTTTGTTACACATACCGGAAATATTGGAAGGGGAACAAATCTTGAAGTCCcagggaaaattatcaataaTATCACCCTTCACGATGCAACTAGTGTTTCTGTCTCTGCGGTGGTGCATGTCTCTGAGTCAAAGTCACTTGAACAGTGGTCTTCTTTAGGAGTTGGAGGGCCCACTCACACTGAGGCTCGTTTCGATGTATCTGAAGTAGTGTCCGCATCAACAAGGACAGAAGTGGATGTACTTGTCAATGCGATGCATTCTCTTTCAGAGTTGCTTATAGATAAGTGTGTGAATGGATACATGTTGAGTGCTGCTGTGCATGACAGAATCCAGGTTGTAATCAGCAATCTCTCAAATTGCACAAAACAGAGGGAGAGGCAGGGGACATCTTTGGATGAAGCAAATATTCCTGGGATCTTGAGCTTTTCAAACAAGTCTGCTTATGCATGCATG GAGTTGCAGGATGCTCGTTCTCTGGTCGGCAATATAAGCAATGGGATTCCCCAG TTCATTGAGAAGAGTGTGGAAGCCGGTCATGTGGAGGACCAAATGAGTCCCCAGACTGTATTATATAAGAACCTATGGCTTGAAGCTCAAGAGGCATTACACGTAATGAAGCATAAGGCATCTGTTGCACGTATAAAGTCCAAGACATAG
- the LOC115740840 gene encoding uncharacterized protein LOC115740840 isoform X1, whose protein sequence is MGGSSKGQSSSLSSRLSPLAEPFKLSKPCQQQVYTRSSEPSIDSWQSLNPSAVLVHPFSSLELDGDAPGDCGYSVYDFGTDVSGFPYDYQDYPSEASPDLSGYETVSVIESSRVNCGKDVSNLVCDGQISAVEDEGTKDKKESSIGCQGSIVVKGKNASDSITYAYPLFAKQENNASKGSKSFHETCNDLCMGYLETFARDDLIKFRGTELKEAECTSFPVLDPSVSALELSVSMDQYSSTTSPNSYSNSQCPADVVRGNNSNPNNVSSESGRCFSQCESHKEKIVDSAFRGTDHCQAPCFGQSSIDEKISPSDLDVPGPPSCSGIGAFNGREKFSCDSTLEMDFPAYHERVSTLKGEERKSPRLEVVMNAESLPIVQCKRKGAEGINCAQDSLLLLEKDGLNQNELDESDADEDSPCWEGLNFSRIAFRDSETLDHQLDGALDHKLHENRSEERSSLNPLAPVFVPQNIELRLCHKEIECAQDDSLPFQKGASSASITLSEVQTLQYDDMARLFNWEGPKAFGPRCTYDMHNPALEPLLKGKASSFAKVDSGVSSPFLKEDFVTHTGNIGRGTNLEVPGKIINNITLHDATSVSVSAVVHVSESKSLEQWSSLGVGGPTHTEARFDVSEVVSASTRTEVDVLVNAMHSLSELLIDKCVNGYMLSAAVHDRIQVVISNLSNCTKQRERQGTSLDEANIPGILSFSNKSAYACMNSDSVLSNEELQDARSLVGNISNGIPQFIEKSVEAGHVEDQMSPQTVLYKNLWLEAQEALHVMKHKASVARIKSKT, encoded by the exons ATGGGGGGTTCGAGTAAGGGACAATCGTCGTCGTTATCGTCTCGTCTGTCGCCTTTGGCCGAGCCCTTCAAATTGAGCAAGCCCTGTCAGCAGCAAGTTTATACTCGCTCGTCAGAGCCTTCAATTGACAGTTGGCAAAGTCTCAATCCTTCTGCCGTGTTGGTCCATCCGTTTTCCAGTCTTGAATTGGACGGCGATGCACCTGGTGATTGCGGTTACTCTGTTTATGACTTTGGAACTGATGTCTCGGGCTTTCCTTATGATTATCAAGATTACCCATCTGAGGCATCCCCGGATCTCAGTGGTTATGAAACTGTCTCAGTAATTGAGTCGTCTCGTGTGAATTGTGGCAAAGACGTTTCCAATCTGGTCTGTGATGGCCAAATCAGTGCTGTTGAGGATGAGGGCACTAAGGATAAAAAGGAAAGCAGCATTGGCTGTCAGGGGAGCATTGTTGTGAAGGGGAAGAATGCTAGTGATTCGATCACATATGCATATCCGCTCTTTGCAAAGCAAG AGAATAATGCTTCTAAAGGATCCAAGAGCTTTCATGAAACTTGTAATGATCTCTGTATGGGTTATTTAGAAACTTTCGCGAGAGATGATCTGATCAAATTCCGAGGGACAGAGCTAAAAGAGGCTGAATGTACCTCATTTCCAGTACTAGATCCCAGTGTCAGCGCCTTAGAGCTTTCAGTTTCAATGGATCAGTATtcctctacaacctccccaaaTAGTTACAGTAACTCACAATGTCCAGCAGACGTGGTCAGAGGGAACAACAGTAATCCCAACAATGTTTCATCTGAATCTGGGAGATGCTTCTCCCAGTGTGAATCTCATAAAGAGAAAATTGTAGATTCTGCTTTTCGAGGTACAGATCATTGTCAAGCTCCATGTTTTGGGCAATCAAGCATTGACGAAAAAATTTCTCCCTCTGATCTTGATGTTCCGGGACCTCCGAGTTGTAGTGGTATTGGGGCTTTCAATGGAAGGGAGAAGTTTTCTTGTGATAGTACATTGGAAATGGACTTTCCTGCTTATCACGAGAGAGTTTCTACTCTAAAAGGCGAGGAGAGAAAAAGTCCGAGATTGGAAGTTGTCATGAATGCCGAATCGTTGCCTATAGTTCAATGCAAACGGAAAGGTGCTGAAGGAATTAATTGTGCCCAAGATTCTCTTTTATTGCTTGAAAAGGATGGGCTCAACCAGAATGAGTTAGATGAGAGTGATGCTGACGAAGATTCACCTTGTTGGGAAGGACTGAATTTTTCGCGTATTGCGTTTAGAGATTCTGAAACTTTGGATCATCAACTTGATGGAGCTCTTGATCATAAACTTCATGAAAATCGATCGGAGGAAAGAAGCAGTTTGAATCCCCTGGCACCTGTCTTTGTTCCTCAAAATATCGAACTTAGGTTGTGTCACAAGGAGATTGAATGTGCACAAGATGATTCCTTGCCTTTCCAAAAGGGTGCATCTTCTGCTTCTATCACTTTGTCTGAAGTACAGACATTGCAATATGACGACATGGCAAGACTCTTCAATTGGGAAGGACCAAAGGCATTTGGCCCTCGGTGCACATATGATATGCATAACCCTGCTCTGGAACCTCTTCTGAAGGGAAAGGCAAGTAGCTTTGCTAAGGTTGATTCTGGTGTCTCGTCACCATTTCTTAAGGAGGATTTTGTTACACATACCGGAAATATTGGAAGGGGAACAAATCTTGAAGTCCcagggaaaattatcaataaTATCACCCTTCACGATGCAACTAGTGTTTCTGTCTCTGCGGTGGTGCATGTCTCTGAGTCAAAGTCACTTGAACAGTGGTCTTCTTTAGGAGTTGGAGGGCCCACTCACACTGAGGCTCGTTTCGATGTATCTGAAGTAGTGTCCGCATCAACAAGGACAGAAGTGGATGTACTTGTCAATGCGATGCATTCTCTTTCAGAGTTGCTTATAGATAAGTGTGTGAATGGATACATGTTGAGTGCTGCTGTGCATGACAGAATCCAGGTTGTAATCAGCAATCTCTCAAATTGCACAAAACAGAGGGAGAGGCAGGGGACATCTTTGGATGAAGCAAATATTCCTGGGATCTTGAGCTTTTCAAACAAGTCTGCTTATGCATGCATG AATTCTGATTCAGTGCTGTCAAATGAGGAGTTGCAGGATGCTCGTTCTCTGGTCGGCAATATAAGCAATGGGATTCCCCAG TTCATTGAGAAGAGTGTGGAAGCCGGTCATGTGGAGGACCAAATGAGTCCCCAGACTGTATTATATAAGAACCTATGGCTTGAAGCTCAAGAGGCATTACACGTAATGAAGCATAAGGCATCTGTTGCACGTATAAAGTCCAAGACATAG
- the LOC115740840 gene encoding uncharacterized protein LOC115740840 isoform X3 codes for MGGSSKGQSSSLSSRLSPLAEPFKLSKPCQQQVYTRSSEPSIDSWQSLNPSAVLVHPFSSLELDGDAPGDCGYSVYDFGTDVSGFPYDYQDYPSEASPDLSGYETVSVIESSRVNCGKDVSNLVCDGQISAVEDEGTKDKKESSIGCQGSIVVKGKNASDSITYAYPLFAKQENNASKGSKSFHETCNDLCMGYLETFARDDLIKFRGTELKEAECTSFPVLDPSVSALELSVSMDQYSSTTSPNSYSNSQCPADVVRGNNSNPNNVSSESGRCFSQCESHKEKIVDSAFRGTDHCQAPCFGQSSIDEKISPSDLDVPGPPSCSGIGAFNGREKFSCDSTLEMDFPAYHERVSTLKGEERKSPRLEVVMNAESLPIVQCKRKGAEGINCAQDSLLLLEKDGLNQNELDESDADEDSPCWEGLNFSRIAFRDSETLDHQLDGALDHKLHENRSEERSSLNPLAPVFVPQNIELRLCHKEIECAQDDSLPFQKGASSASITLSEVQTLQYDDMARLFNWEGPKAFGPRCTYDMHNPALEPLLKGKASSFAKVDSGVSSPFLKEDFVTHTGNIGRGTNLEVPGKIINNITLHDATSVSVSAVVHVSESKSLEQWSSLGVGGPTHTEARFDVSEVVSASTRTEVDVLVNAMHSLSELLIDKCVNGYMLSAAVHDRIQVVISNLSNCTKQRERQGTSLDEANIPGILSFSNKSAYACMNSDSVLSNEELQDARSLVGNISNGIPQMAFGL; via the exons ATGGGGGGTTCGAGTAAGGGACAATCGTCGTCGTTATCGTCTCGTCTGTCGCCTTTGGCCGAGCCCTTCAAATTGAGCAAGCCCTGTCAGCAGCAAGTTTATACTCGCTCGTCAGAGCCTTCAATTGACAGTTGGCAAAGTCTCAATCCTTCTGCCGTGTTGGTCCATCCGTTTTCCAGTCTTGAATTGGACGGCGATGCACCTGGTGATTGCGGTTACTCTGTTTATGACTTTGGAACTGATGTCTCGGGCTTTCCTTATGATTATCAAGATTACCCATCTGAGGCATCCCCGGATCTCAGTGGTTATGAAACTGTCTCAGTAATTGAGTCGTCTCGTGTGAATTGTGGCAAAGACGTTTCCAATCTGGTCTGTGATGGCCAAATCAGTGCTGTTGAGGATGAGGGCACTAAGGATAAAAAGGAAAGCAGCATTGGCTGTCAGGGGAGCATTGTTGTGAAGGGGAAGAATGCTAGTGATTCGATCACATATGCATATCCGCTCTTTGCAAAGCAAG AGAATAATGCTTCTAAAGGATCCAAGAGCTTTCATGAAACTTGTAATGATCTCTGTATGGGTTATTTAGAAACTTTCGCGAGAGATGATCTGATCAAATTCCGAGGGACAGAGCTAAAAGAGGCTGAATGTACCTCATTTCCAGTACTAGATCCCAGTGTCAGCGCCTTAGAGCTTTCAGTTTCAATGGATCAGTATtcctctacaacctccccaaaTAGTTACAGTAACTCACAATGTCCAGCAGACGTGGTCAGAGGGAACAACAGTAATCCCAACAATGTTTCATCTGAATCTGGGAGATGCTTCTCCCAGTGTGAATCTCATAAAGAGAAAATTGTAGATTCTGCTTTTCGAGGTACAGATCATTGTCAAGCTCCATGTTTTGGGCAATCAAGCATTGACGAAAAAATTTCTCCCTCTGATCTTGATGTTCCGGGACCTCCGAGTTGTAGTGGTATTGGGGCTTTCAATGGAAGGGAGAAGTTTTCTTGTGATAGTACATTGGAAATGGACTTTCCTGCTTATCACGAGAGAGTTTCTACTCTAAAAGGCGAGGAGAGAAAAAGTCCGAGATTGGAAGTTGTCATGAATGCCGAATCGTTGCCTATAGTTCAATGCAAACGGAAAGGTGCTGAAGGAATTAATTGTGCCCAAGATTCTCTTTTATTGCTTGAAAAGGATGGGCTCAACCAGAATGAGTTAGATGAGAGTGATGCTGACGAAGATTCACCTTGTTGGGAAGGACTGAATTTTTCGCGTATTGCGTTTAGAGATTCTGAAACTTTGGATCATCAACTTGATGGAGCTCTTGATCATAAACTTCATGAAAATCGATCGGAGGAAAGAAGCAGTTTGAATCCCCTGGCACCTGTCTTTGTTCCTCAAAATATCGAACTTAGGTTGTGTCACAAGGAGATTGAATGTGCACAAGATGATTCCTTGCCTTTCCAAAAGGGTGCATCTTCTGCTTCTATCACTTTGTCTGAAGTACAGACATTGCAATATGACGACATGGCAAGACTCTTCAATTGGGAAGGACCAAAGGCATTTGGCCCTCGGTGCACATATGATATGCATAACCCTGCTCTGGAACCTCTTCTGAAGGGAAAGGCAAGTAGCTTTGCTAAGGTTGATTCTGGTGTCTCGTCACCATTTCTTAAGGAGGATTTTGTTACACATACCGGAAATATTGGAAGGGGAACAAATCTTGAAGTCCcagggaaaattatcaataaTATCACCCTTCACGATGCAACTAGTGTTTCTGTCTCTGCGGTGGTGCATGTCTCTGAGTCAAAGTCACTTGAACAGTGGTCTTCTTTAGGAGTTGGAGGGCCCACTCACACTGAGGCTCGTTTCGATGTATCTGAAGTAGTGTCCGCATCAACAAGGACAGAAGTGGATGTACTTGTCAATGCGATGCATTCTCTTTCAGAGTTGCTTATAGATAAGTGTGTGAATGGATACATGTTGAGTGCTGCTGTGCATGACAGAATCCAGGTTGTAATCAGCAATCTCTCAAATTGCACAAAACAGAGGGAGAGGCAGGGGACATCTTTGGATGAAGCAAATATTCCTGGGATCTTGAGCTTTTCAAACAAGTCTGCTTATGCATGCATG AATTCTGATTCAGTGCTGTCAAATGAGGAGTTGCAGGATGCTCGTTCTCTGGTCGGCAATATAAGCAATGGGATTCCCCAG ATGGCTTTTGGTTTGTGA